The Streptomyces sp. NL15-2K genome contains a region encoding:
- a CDS encoding SDR family NAD(P)-dependent oxidoreductase — MATAAPSAASRIAVVTGASSGIGAATARQLAAAGYRVVLTARRKDRIEALAEEITAAGHAATAYQLDITDRAAVDEFASAFKTIGVLVNNAGGALGADPVATGDPDDWRTMYETNVIGTLNLTQALLPKLDASGDGTIVVVSSTAGHGTYEGGAGYVAAKHGAHVLAETLRLEIVGRPVRVIEIAPGMVRTDEFALTRFGGDEDKAEKVYEGVADPLTADDVADTITWAVTRPSHVNVDLLVLRPRAQASNTKIHREL; from the coding sequence ATGGCCACCGCCGCCCCGTCCGCCGCCTCCCGCATCGCCGTCGTCACCGGTGCGAGCAGCGGAATCGGCGCCGCCACCGCCCGGCAACTCGCCGCAGCCGGATACCGCGTGGTCCTCACCGCCCGCCGCAAGGACCGCATAGAGGCGCTCGCCGAGGAGATCACCGCGGCCGGCCACGCGGCGACGGCGTACCAGCTGGACATCACCGACCGCGCGGCCGTCGACGAGTTCGCCTCGGCCTTCAAGACCATCGGCGTGCTGGTGAACAACGCGGGCGGCGCGCTCGGCGCCGACCCGGTCGCGACCGGCGACCCGGACGACTGGCGCACGATGTACGAGACCAACGTCATCGGCACCCTCAACCTCACCCAGGCCCTGCTCCCCAAGCTGGACGCGAGCGGCGACGGCACGATCGTCGTCGTCTCCTCCACGGCCGGCCATGGCACGTACGAGGGCGGCGCGGGCTACGTCGCCGCCAAGCACGGCGCGCACGTCCTCGCCGAGACCCTCCGCCTGGAGATCGTCGGCCGCCCGGTCCGCGTCATCGAGATCGCGCCCGGCATGGTCAGGACGGACGAGTTCGCCCTCACCCGCTTCGGCGGCGACGAGGACAAGGCGGAGAAGGTCTACGAGGGCGTCGCCGACCCCCTCACCGCCGACGACGTGGCCGACACCATCACCTGGGCCGTGACCCGCCCCAGCCACGTCAACGTCGACCTCCTCGTCCTCCGCCCGCGCGCCCAGGCCTCGAACACCAAAATCCACCGGGAACTGTGA
- a CDS encoding nuclear transport factor 2 family protein — translation MGQAREVMDRLTDALTTHPDLKAIADLYAEDAVAVTPDEGEIRGRDHIVDYWRQMTEAVPEAAFESLHKYEAGDTAIDEGIFSGMNTGPLRLPTGETLPPTQKEIRIRGVDIATVKDGRIVDYRLYFDEMEFLGQLGLLPDQPDKS, via the coding sequence ATGGGACAGGCGCGTGAGGTCATGGACCGGCTCACGGATGCGCTGACCACGCACCCGGACCTCAAGGCCATCGCCGATCTGTATGCCGAGGACGCGGTCGCCGTCACGCCCGACGAAGGGGAGATCCGCGGGCGCGACCACATCGTCGACTACTGGCGGCAGATGACGGAGGCGGTCCCCGAGGCCGCGTTCGAGTCGTTGCACAAGTACGAGGCCGGTGACACGGCCATCGACGAGGGCATCTTCAGCGGAATGAACACCGGGCCGCTGCGGCTGCCCACCGGGGAGACGCTCCCGCCGACCCAGAAGGAGATCAGGATCCGCGGGGTGGACATCGCCACCGTGAAGGACGGTCGGATCGTCGATTACCGGCTGTACTTCGACGAGATGGAATTCCTGGGGCAGCTGGGGCTGCTGCCCGATCAGCCTGATAAGTCATAG
- a CDS encoding YnfA family protein produces the protein MLILRSAALFLVAALFEIGGAWLVWQGVREHRGWLWIGAGVLALGTYGFVATLQPDANFGRILAAYGGVFVAGSLAWGMAADGYRPDRWDVTGALICLAGMAVIMYAPRGD, from the coding sequence ATGCTCATCCTCCGCTCCGCCGCCCTCTTCCTCGTCGCCGCCCTCTTCGAGATCGGCGGCGCCTGGCTGGTCTGGCAGGGCGTGCGCGAACACCGCGGCTGGCTGTGGATCGGCGCGGGCGTCCTCGCCCTCGGCACGTACGGCTTCGTCGCCACGCTCCAGCCGGACGCCAACTTCGGCCGCATCCTCGCCGCGTACGGCGGTGTTTTCGTCGCCGGTTCCCTGGCCTGGGGAATGGCAGCCGACGGCTACCGCCCGGACCGCTGGGACGTCACCGGCGCGCTCATCTGCCTCGCCGGCATGGCGGTCATCATGTACGCGCCGAGAGGCGACTGA
- a CDS encoding SRPBCC domain-containing protein: protein MSEDRIERETLIAAPLERVWSLVAQPGFWVADKASLPGTVAKEGESMVAKNAEHGDFPVRVEKVEPPTYLAYRWTSAFPGEELREDNSTLVEFTLTQEGDRTRLRVVESGFAALAGSEELRSQNLKDHTEGWPLELDALKTRAEQPST from the coding sequence ATGAGCGAGGACCGGATCGAACGCGAAACCCTGATCGCGGCACCCCTGGAGCGGGTCTGGTCGCTGGTGGCCCAGCCCGGGTTCTGGGTGGCCGACAAAGCGAGTCTGCCCGGCACCGTGGCCAAGGAGGGCGAGTCGATGGTGGCGAAGAACGCCGAGCACGGTGACTTCCCGGTGCGTGTGGAGAAGGTGGAGCCGCCGACGTATCTGGCATACCGCTGGACCAGCGCGTTCCCCGGGGAAGAGCTGCGCGAGGACAACAGCACTCTGGTGGAGTTCACGCTGACCCAGGAAGGCGACCGGACGCGGCTGCGCGTCGTCGAGAGCGGGTTCGCGGCGCTGGCCGGGTCCGAGGAGCTGCGCAGTCAGAACCTGAAGGACCACACCGAAGGCTGGCCCCTGGAGCTCGACGCGCTCAAGACGCGCGCCGAACAGCCCTCCACGTGA
- a CDS encoding metalloregulator ArsR/SmtB family transcription factor, which produces MTDERAGAAEVVDSVLGALADPTRRQLLDLLAAQGEATATTLAERLPVSRQAVVKHLAVLDAAGLVSGGRVGREVRYAVRPAALDVTARWMASLAADWDRRLAHIKRVAEAAERDSDAARPD; this is translated from the coding sequence GTGACGGACGAACGTGCCGGCGCCGCCGAGGTCGTCGACAGCGTCCTCGGTGCGCTGGCCGACCCGACGCGACGTCAGCTGCTCGATCTGCTCGCCGCACAGGGGGAGGCCACTGCCACGACGCTCGCAGAACGACTTCCCGTCTCGCGGCAGGCGGTGGTCAAGCACCTCGCCGTCCTGGATGCCGCCGGGCTGGTTTCCGGCGGCCGGGTGGGGCGCGAGGTGCGGTACGCGGTGCGGCCCGCGGCGCTGGACGTGACGGCACGCTGGATGGCTTCGCTTGCGGCCGACTGGGACCGGCGCCTGGCGCACATCAAGCGCGTCGCTGAGGCGGCGGAGCGGGATTCGGATGCGGCACGGCCGGACTGA
- a CDS encoding MarR family transcriptional regulator yields MAGETRERLLDELSSVSRRYMASYALFNQAVADHLGLHPTDLQCLNLLTLERGPVTTGRVAELTGLTTGSATRLVDRLERAGYVVRERDAADRRRVLVATVPEKVAEFGRVWERLGGEWSALFDDLDDTQLGLIVDHMRRTTDFSAAQVARLRAGEV; encoded by the coding sequence ATGGCGGGCGAGACACGTGAGCGGCTGCTGGACGAGCTGTCCTCGGTCTCACGCCGCTACATGGCGTCGTACGCCCTGTTCAACCAGGCCGTCGCCGACCATCTCGGACTGCATCCGACCGATCTGCAGTGTCTGAACCTGCTCACCCTGGAGCGTGGTCCGGTGACGACGGGTCGCGTCGCCGAGCTGACCGGGCTGACGACCGGGTCGGCGACGCGGCTGGTGGACCGGCTGGAGCGGGCCGGGTACGTCGTGCGGGAGCGGGACGCGGCCGATCGGCGGCGGGTGCTCGTGGCGACCGTGCCGGAGAAGGTCGCGGAGTTCGGGCGGGTGTGGGAGCGGCTGGGCGGCGAGTGGTCCGCCCTGTTCGACGACCTGGACGACACCCAGCTCGGCCTGATCGTCGACCACATGAGGCGCACGACGGATTTCAGCGCGGCGCAGGTGGCGCGGCTGCGGGCCGGCGAGGTGTGA
- a CDS encoding helix-turn-helix domain-containing protein has protein sequence MATMTAAQRRERARADYDAFLKACPTNQLLDRISDKWVSLVVSALAPGPLRYSDLSRKIAGVSPKMLTQTLRSLERDGLLSRTVTPSVPVRVDYELTELGRSLSLLLSAVKEWAETHIEEVWEAREQYDADS, from the coding sequence ATGGCGACCATGACGGCGGCCCAGCGGCGCGAACGGGCCCGCGCCGACTACGACGCGTTCCTCAAGGCCTGCCCCACCAACCAGCTCCTGGACCGCATCAGCGACAAGTGGGTCAGCCTCGTCGTCTCCGCCCTCGCCCCCGGCCCCCTGCGCTACAGCGACCTCAGCCGCAAGATCGCCGGCGTCAGCCCCAAGATGCTGACGCAGACGCTGCGCTCACTGGAGCGCGACGGCCTCCTCTCCCGCACGGTCACCCCGTCCGTCCCCGTCCGCGTCGACTACGAACTCACCGAACTGGGCCGCAGCCTGAGCCTGCTGCTGAGCGCGGTGAAGGAGTGGGCCGAGACCCACATCGAGGAGGTCTGGGAGGCGCGGGAGCAGTACGACGCCGACAGCTGA
- a CDS encoding MFS transporter: MFLGGGALIAAVRLLPRDTGDPTVSVDGRGSALLAGALLGLLGGLIDGSDHGWTPRAVALLLLGLALFAGFCHRQRTAPHPLIQPSLLHNRGFTSGLILGLVAFAATAGLLYVLSLFFQQGLGRSPAGTALGLIPLSIGIVIASIACYRLIHSYGRRLVVAGLLMVLAGCGHLTLLVVNTGTETGSWALVPPVLLIGLGMGTCFGTVYDVTIGDIAPEEAGSASGSLSAVQQVANAIGAAVVTTVYFRTADGGAAHAMTVSLVVVAAATVLCLPLVRLLPRKPQREQHH, from the coding sequence CTGTTCCTCGGCGGCGGCGCGCTCATCGCAGCCGTACGCCTGCTGCCGCGCGACACCGGCGACCCGACCGTCTCCGTCGACGGCCGGGGATCGGCGCTGCTCGCCGGCGCCCTGCTCGGCCTGCTCGGCGGGCTCATCGACGGCTCGGACCACGGCTGGACGCCCCGCGCGGTCGCCCTCCTGCTCCTCGGCCTGGCCCTGTTCGCCGGCTTCTGCCACCGCCAGCGCACCGCACCCCACCCGCTCATCCAGCCGTCGCTGCTCCACAACCGCGGCTTCACCTCGGGCCTGATCCTCGGCCTGGTCGCCTTCGCCGCGACCGCCGGCCTCCTCTACGTCCTCTCCCTCTTCTTCCAGCAGGGCCTCGGCCGCTCCCCCGCCGGTACCGCGCTCGGCCTGATCCCCTTGTCGATCGGGATCGTCATCGCGTCCATCGCCTGCTACCGCCTCATCCACTCCTACGGCCGCCGGCTCGTCGTGGCGGGCCTGCTGATGGTCCTCGCGGGCTGCGGCCACCTCACCCTGCTGGTCGTCAACACCGGCACGGAGACCGGTAGCTGGGCGCTCGTGCCGCCCGTTCTCCTCATCGGCCTCGGCATGGGCACCTGCTTCGGCACGGTCTACGACGTCACGATCGGCGACATCGCCCCCGAGGAGGCGGGCAGCGCGAGCGGCTCGCTCAGCGCGGTGCAGCAGGTCGCCAACGCGATCGGGGCGGCGGTCGTGACGACCGTGTACTTCCGGACCGCGGACGGCGGCGCGGCCCACGCCATGACCGTGAGCCTCGTCGTCGTCGCCGCGGCGACCGTCCTGTGCCTGCCCCTCGTACGACTGCTGCCGCGCAAGCCGCAGCGGGAGCAGCACCACTGA